Within the Asterias amurensis chromosome 15, ASM3211899v1 genome, the region gtcgtagcatgcacaagcagcactggctggggcctggttgtagaagatccccctgaattctctcagtgcttagaggtttaaatttcggaatcgatccaggcttcttacacaaactttgaaacttctagtgcatccacaaacaaccaaatagtcggcagtatttatagctgatacattagaaacaaaaagcttcgtagcacacacgcacgcctatagtgtggatgaaaacgcatacacaacacacggagtaacatggcgtaatctttgtttactctcgttgcttcatgggtatgacatcaccattttttgaccgcgttcatgacgtccgctggtttacaaatccgcttggatttcagtgttggtttaatagccgggaaccagtacagggcgggaaatttcaaaatcgaagaatcgaggtcaaattttttcggtcaaattgtagcaaaattatttggagaaaaacatgaccacaacaatgaattgatagctgaacacaacataaacaagttctgatagtgattttaatgtaggagtaccattatagtccatctttaagaTCAGACAGCTCAATGGATGGAATACTTATTCCTTGCAAGTAGTTATCTAAAGCTTGGGTCACAGGACTGAGAAGTTGTTTGGGCTGCTTTGGTGATTGTTGTTGACTTGCAGAACTTGCCTGAGAGGATGTTGTTGAGGCTGCTTGGGCTCCTGCTGGCAATGCTGCTGCAGATGGTTGTGGTTTTGGTGTCTCTACTTTTGGTTGGTGTACCGGATTTGCAGACTTAGACTCTGGGGCTGCAGTTTTTGTCACTTTAGATGGTGGTCTTGAAAATAATGACGTTGTTGTTGCAATcgtacaacttgttggtgctaATGAAAAAGCCGACGCTTGTGCTCTTGGTGTCTTGCCTTTGGTTGTCGATTGTTGTTGGCCTAATGATGCTACTACCTTCAGAACGgaagctgctgttgctgctatTTTACCAGCTTTCTCTACTGCTGCTGGTGCAACTGCTTTCGGAACAGAAGCTACTTCTTGTGCTGCTGTTGGTGCTGCTTCACCAGCTGATCCTGTTGCTGTTGGTGGTGATTGAGATACTTTTCCTTTGGTTGCTGTCGATGTTGTAGTAGCAGACTGGATTTTGTGTTGGATTGATGGTGCTACTTCTTTCGGAGCGACAGCTGCTGTTGGTGCTGCTTTACCAGTTGATCCTGTCGCTATTGCTGCTGCTGGTACAGCTACTTTTGGCACAGCAGCTGCTGTTGGTGCTACTGTTGCAGCTGCTTTACCAGTTGATCCTGTCTCTTCTGCTGCTGGTGCAACTTCATTTGTCACAGCAGATGCTGTTGGTGCTACTGTTGCAGCTGCTTCACCAGTTGATCCTGTctctattgctgctgctgctggtgcaaCTGCTTTTGGCACAATAGATGTtggtgctgctgttgctgctgcatcACCAGTTTGAGATACCTTTCCTTTGGTTTGTGTCAATATTGCAGTAGCAGACTGCGTTTGTGCGTGGACTGATCTTCTCGATGCCAGCACAATTGACGCTATTGTTGCAGGTGCAGATTTTGCTTCTGTTTTATTCCCTTCGGGTGCTTTTGCTTCTTGTGGTGTTTCTAGTGAAACTGTTGTCGGTTTGTTGACGGGAAGTTGTTGCAGCTTATTTTGCAGAGATTGAGGTTTCTGCtgtttgtgtttttgctgtTGTGGCTGCTGCTGCTCACGATGTTGTTCCTGCTGCAGTTGCTGGTGTGGATATTGTTGCTGCTGACATCTATCCGATTGTAGGTTGGATACTGAGGGCGTTGTCTGTAACTGATGTTGAATTACGATTTGGTAAGGGGTGATCTTGCCTTCTAGTCTAGAGGACTTCGAAGGAAGCGATGCTCTTGTTGAACTCCACACCGGAGCAAATTGGCATCTGTATTCAAACTTGCTTCTCAGGGTCGCTGATGGCGATTGAGGTGTTTCAGCAGACCATGGTGTCTCAACCATAAGGTCGGAATGTATCTCCGACGGATAATGATGTTTAAGGTGAAAACGGAGAGATGTCCTCCTGATAAAAGtaaataagaaacaaattatttcttgATGGATTTTCAACTGATTTGATTAAAAAGAATTAGCCACCCATAATCCCAAAATctcaaatgaattttttttctctcaaaatattttatcgTCACGATGACAAGCatgaaactttttttcttcatgtgtATATATGGAGAATACAAGTATAAGCATAATTTAAAGACAACAATAATTAACATTTACAAATAAACAGAAAAGGCGAGGAAATTCATAAATTTGTACTTGATCAATTTCGAGTGATTATTAAGACAGTGCACTGTCTTAATAATCTGTGTACTTACTGTATTCCATGGTTGGATAAGGGCATCGGAGTATGAGGCTCGAGGTACGTGTACAGATGAAGCCAGTGCTGTATTGAAAAACAAGACAGAAACAGGTGTTCTTACGTAAGAATGACGATCCAAAAATATATCAGTATATCAATTAGCCGATgagattttaaaatgattttacaGATAAGATATTTTTTTGAATGCCTcgattttcaagaaagaaaattATCTCAAAAACGGCACTACAATAATAATTCCATCCAATAAGACCGAAGCAGATTTGCGTCTCTTCAAAATGACTTTGTTTTAGTAGATagtaatttgcatcggggattaatcattattaaaggaacacgttgccttgaatcggtcgagttagtctttgaaaagcgttttgtgaccgtttgttaaaattcatatggttagaaagatgatgtaaaagttgATTACAAtttgatctacacaaatatgcctcgaaattgcgtggttttctttttacctcgtcgactaacgaggtcggccatttatgggagtcaacattttgactcccataaaaggccgaccgtgatagttcgcgacgtaaaaagaaaaccgtgcaattttgagtgatacttgtgtggctcattatattctacttttaaaacatctttctaaccatatacatttcataacaaacggtttcaaacgctttttatagaccaactcgtccgatccaatgcaacgcgttcctttaatttttcctctatagctaccgggcaatctcggtggtctagttggtaacacACTGCTTTTGAATTACAAAGGTCGTGTGTTCAAATCCCATCCGGGTAATGGTCGGTGTATATATTTTACTAAACATTATCTTGCATCGTTTGAAATGCTTAGTGGTGATTAAATATTTTTGAGAATGAGACTCAGTGAAAGCGACGTCAACCTTATTAAATTGTCCAACGAAGTATGCAACTGT harbors:
- the LOC139948349 gene encoding uncharacterized protein: MNVMNVHLDFPRKRESCVDCGGQVWNIRREMGFFGEETCVDCHEKAGTCPHWLHLYTYLEPHTPMPLSNHGIQRTSLRFHLKHHYPSEIHSDLMVETPWSAETPQSPSATLRSKFEYRCQFAPVWSSTRASLPSKSSRLEGKITPYQIVIQHQLQTTPSVSNLQSDRCQQQQYPHQQLQQEQHREQQQPQQQKHKQQKPQSLQNKLQQLPVNKPTTVSLETPQEAKAPEGNKTEAKSAPATIASIVLASRRSVHAQTQSATAILTQTKGKVSQTGDAAATAAPTSIVPKAVAPAAAAIETGSTGEAAATVAPTASAVTNEVAPAAEETGSTGKAAATVAPTAAAVPKVAVPAAAIATGSTGKAAPTAAVAPKEVAPSIQHKIQSATTTSTATKGKVSQSPPTATGSAGEAAPTAAQEVASVPKAVAPAAVEKAGKIAATAASVLKVVASLGQQQSTTKGKTPRAQASAFSLAPTSCTIATTTSLFSRPPSKVTKTAAPESKSANPVHQPKVETPKPQPSAAALPAGAQAASTTSSQASSASQQQSPKQPKQLLSPVTQALDNYLQGISIPSIELSDLKDGL